The Henckelia pumila isolate YLH828 chromosome 2, ASM3356847v2, whole genome shotgun sequence genome includes a window with the following:
- the LOC140885090 gene encoding uncharacterized GPI-anchored protein At3g06035-like, whose protein sequence is MEKYDSYCRSRIFIPLLFFFLLSIPAHSDDEDDLLAGINSFRQSSTVPALSKNDKAGCVADEIANQLEAKPCASNTTTMQSQILSDYPNVLQKCNVDVNATREGMALPVCVPHRVPTLVLTNYTQSQNSRYLNDTKFTGAGVGTENDWTVLVLTTSTPGGSFANQGRALFPLSRSLKWFPLLCMIALTAIHV, encoded by the exons ATGGAAAAGTACGATTCCTATTGCCGTTCTCGTATTTTCATACCGCTGCTCTTCTTCTTTCTACTCTCCATTCCGGCACACTCTGATG ATGAGGATGATCTACTAGCTGGAATCAACAGCTTCCGGCAATCATCAACTGTCCCTGCCCTGTCAAAGAACGACAAAGCCGGCTGTGTTGCGGACGAAATCGCCAACCAGTTAGAGGCCAAGCCGTGCGCTTCCAACACGACAACCATGCAATCCCAGATACTTTCGGACTACCCCAATGTTCTACAGAAATGCAATGTCGATGTCAATGCCACAAGAGAAGGAATGGCCCTGCCCGTCTGCGTGCCCCATCGCGTTCCGACTCTTGTGCTCACTAACTATACGCAATCGCAAAATTCCCGCTATTTGAATGATACTAAATTTACGGGCGCGGGGGTAGGCACCGAGAACGATTGGACAGTCTTAGTCTTGACGACAAGCACCCCCGGAGGAAGCTTTGCAAACCAGGGTCGTGCCCTGTTCCCTTTGAGTCGATCTTTGAAATGGTTCCCTCTGTTGTGCATGATAGCTTTGACAGCCATCCATGTATGA
- the LOC140880191 gene encoding PWWP domain-containing protein 1-like — MISVMSSEFDSPLDGKDAPVQDARGGGNDTSGRFGPRSVFSTDEATRVSPTDSNNKSNATNEDRVSEVKNEEETGVGVAIVEALENHPSSSILENSRRTDLHDVKLENKKRRGVVKEDYDSMLSDFDEFAAEENGGAVGYGYEVGDMVWGKVKSHPWWPGHIYNENYASVSVRKSKREGHVLVAFFGDSSYGWFLPAELIPFEENFAEKSRQTNLRSFLISVEEAMDELSRRRTLGLACRCRNEFNFWPSAFKGDYLVDIGVGDEPGIYSSIQINKARDSFQPREMLSFMQQLALKPRNQRLTIEFIRSKATFLACRKSLFEEFDETYAQAFGTTPERPQRPTAPMTLDPSKAPLSGRLVVAEGLSKLNNSVKPKKLRDQMEKDKYQFKRRDEPMSKKLKKFVGQAGTTSNPLLVDGSGVSERVVYSGIGDNMHQNYESACGDGQHQPMRYSMSVVSGIKPSEGSEKLFNSATKKVKIRKPPLVNLGSEHAYLVEKKKKKIKSEKSPKASAGFVQLPVTLGDDSGVKVEKVSGTSAPHVPTVDNSGQLDYPNDTVVGSTSSRVETQFDSWNIELLILLKDLRALALNPFHGMDRSCPDNILSVFLKFRSLVYQKSLSLTPTESDEASEARASKLLSTADVLVGPVDGTNGGMSMKPVKSSVRSGDSTKSGIKRGPLDRPEGIKKKIKIGDSQDLKKKRLNDLEEVKRTKVHDSEIVKKKKMGGDLEDKTKTRKINESEDIKKMKKSEDGKLFSVEKKPLQRPAESQRTEAKEVAAQNVSSTLRAAKLESSKKKEQSGRVPNPTMLVMKFPSGAGLPSGAELRARFARFGPMDHSATRIFWKSYTCRIVYRYKADAEAALKFVNASDNLFGSTNFRCYLRDMLAEAAEAESAKIQREDPSTLGTSQSRDPSVEQRIASVQVTPQQGQLKSCLKKSSSDEGGNGGGRGSRVKFVLDGEESSKNTQLFSGNKNDVNNIACFPEATSSSSYSVDVNSKNLSKSIIPPPPPPFHKLPPINSEQASARLYPPLTRPHINDDISQEMLNLLNKCSDVVSNLTRVLGHVPYHAL, encoded by the exons ATGATATCCGTGATGAGCTCTGAATTCGATTCACCGTTGGACGGGAAGGATGCTCCAGTTCAAGATGCCCGCGGCGGCGGAAATGACACCTCGGGCAGATTCGGTCCCCGTTCAGTGTTTTCCACTGACGAAGCAACTAGGGTTTCGCCCACGGACTCCAATAATAAATCGAATGCTACGAATGAAGATAGGGTTTCGGAGGTGAAAAATGAGGAGGAAACTGGCGTAGGTGTGGCGATTGTTGAAGCTCTGGAGAATCATCCCAGCTCGTCTATTTTGGAAAATAGCCGAAGAACCGATTTACATGATGTTAAATTGGAAAATAAGAAACGTAGAGGTGTTGTAAAGGAGGATTACGATTCCATGTTGTCGGATTTCGACGAGTTTGCAGCTGAGGAAAATGGTGGCGCTGTTGGATACGGGTACGAGGTTGGTGATATGGTGTGGGGGAAAGTGAAATCGCATCCCTGGTGGCCCGGGCACATATACAATGAGAATTATGCATCGGTTTCTGTTCGGAAAAGCAAGCGCGAGGGTCATGTGTTGGTAGCGTTTTTTGGGGATAGTAGCTACGGCTGGTTCCTCCCCGCcgagttaattccttttgaggAGAACTTTGCTGAGAAGTCCCGCCAAACTAATTTGAGGTCATTCTTAATTTCGGTGGAAGAAGCAATGGATGAGTTATCAAGAAGAAGGACTTTGGGTTTAGCCTGCAGATGTAGAAATGAATTCAATTTCTGGCCCTCTGCTTTTAAGGGTGACTATTTAGTGGACATTGGGGTGGGGGATGAGCCAGGGATTTATTCTTCCATTCAGATTAATAAAGCAAGAGATAGTTTCCAGCCAAGGGAGATGCTTTCTTTCATGCAACAATTGGCCTTAAAGCCAAGGAACCAGCGTTTAACCATTGAATTTATCAGGAGCAAGGCTACATTTTTGGCGTGTAGAAAATCACTGTTTGAGGAGTTTGACGAGACATATGCGCAGGCCTTCGGAACTACACCAGAGCGCCCTCAGCGGCCTACTGCTCCAATGACTCTTGATCCGTCTAAAG CTCCTCTAAGTGGTCGGTTGGTGGTTGCTGAAGGGCTTAGTAAGCTGAATAATTCTGTAAAACCTAAAAAATTGAGAGATCAAATGGAGAAGgacaaatatcaattcaaacgCCGAGATGAACCTATGTCCAAGAAGCTCAAGAAATTTGTTGGCCAAGCAGGCACTACAAGTAATCCTCTTTTGGTTGATGGATCTGGGGTTTCTGAGAGGGTAGTATACTCTGGCATAGGAGACAACATGCACCAAAATTATGAGTCTGCGTGTGGAGATGGTCAGCATCAACCTATGAGATATTCGATGTCCGTGGTAAGTGGCATAAAACCTTCTGAAGGGTCTGAGAAACTTTTCAATTCTGCAACAAAAAAAGTGAAGATACGCAAACCACCCTTGGTGAATCTAGGCTCTGAGCATGCTTACCTGGttgagaaaaagaaaaaaaagattaaGAGTGAAAAAAGCCCTAAAGCCAGTGCTGGCTTTGTGCAGTTACCTGTTACCCTTGGTGATGATAGTGGAGTCAAGGTTGAGAAAGTCTCAGGAACTTCGGCACCACATGTTCCAACTGTTGATAATAGTGGCCAGCTTGACTACCCGAACGATACTGTTGTAGGCTCAACCTCATCTCGAGTGGAAACACAGTTTGACTCTTGGAATATAGAGTTACTAATCCTACTGAAAGATCTTCGTGCTCTTGCTCTCAACCCCTTCCATGGCATGGACAGGAGTTGCCCAGACAATATTCTCTCAGTTTTCCTAAAATTCAGATCTCTTGTGTATCAGAAGAGCTTGTCTTTGACGCCAACTGAGAGTGATGAAGCAAGTGAAGCTCGCGCCAGTAAATTATTGTCCACGGCTGATGTTTTGGTTGGCCCTGTTGATGGGACCAATGGCGGCATGAGTATGAAACCTGTGAAATCTTCAGTCAGATCTGGTGATTCAACCAAAAGTGGGATAAAGCGTGGTCCATTGGATCGTCCTGAAGGCATCAAGAAAAAAATCAAGATTGGTGACTCGCAAGATCTTAAGAAAAAGAGGTTAAATGACTTGGAGGAAGTTAAGAGAACAAAGGTCCATGACTCGGAAATCGTTAAGAAAAAGAAAATGGGAGGTGACTTGGAAGATAAAACTAAGACAAGGAAGATCAATGAATCGGAAGATATTAAGAAAATGAAGAAGTCCGAGGATGGGAAATTATTTTCCGTAGAAAAAAAGCCATTACAGAGGCCTGCTGAATCCCAGCGGACAGAAGCAAAAGAAGTCGCTGCCCAAAATGTGTCGTCAACGCTAAGAGCAGCAAAACTAGAATCAAGCAAGAAAAAAGAGCAGTCTGGAAGAGTTCCTAATCCGACTATGCTAGTCATGAAGTTTCCATCAGGTGCAGGGCTTCCGTCCGGTGCAGAGCTGAGGGCAAGATTCGCTCGTTTTGGGCCAATGGATCACTCAGCAACTAGGATCTTCTGGAAATCTTATACATGCCGTATTGTCTATCGATACAAAGCTGATGCAGAAGCTGCTTTGAAGTTTGTGAATGCAAGTGACAACTTATTTGGAAGCACAAATTTCAGATGCTACCTCAGGGACATGTTGGCCGAGGCAGCAGAAGCGGAATCAGCAAAGATTCAGAGGGAAGACCCGTCAACATTGGGCACCTCACAATCTCGAGATCCTTCTGTCGAGCAGAGGATAGCCTCTGTGCAGGTTACTCCGCAACAGGGGCAGCTCAAGTCCTGCCTCAAGAAGTCCTCGAGCGACGAAGGTGGAAATGGAGGTGGCAGGGGGTCGCGTGTTAAATTCGTCTTGGATGGAGAGGAAAGCAGTAAAAACACCCAACTTTTTAGCGGGAATAAGAACGACGTCAACAACATTGCATGTTTTCCCGAGGCCACTTCATCTTCTTCGTATTCAGTGGATGTTAATAGTAAGAATTTATCCAAGTCTATTATTCCTCCTCCACCACCTCCATTTCATAAATTACCACCTATTAATTCCGAACAAGCATCGGCTCGACTGTATCCTCCCCTCACTCGACCACACATAAACGACGACATTTCGCAAGAGATGCTTAATCTACTAAACAAATGCAGCGACGTGGTTAGCAATTTGACGCGGGTTTTAGGCCATGTGCCTTACCATGCGCTTTAG